The following coding sequences are from one Penaeus monodon isolate SGIC_2016 chromosome 21, NSTDA_Pmon_1, whole genome shotgun sequence window:
- the LOC119586651 gene encoding uncharacterized protein LOC119586651, whose translation MAGGHYHHFGIKTGVVSKLEGYRSEVENMTYISLQINIDGLPIFKSSAGQFWPILGMVDNLSQKDPFEIGVYYGTSKPTCNVAYLSLFKDELNQLSETGINCFGINFSVRLSALICDAPARSFVKGTKGHNGYNSCERCTTSGTWCGRMTFPILDAPLRDDASFDARDDEAHHTGSSPLSGCLGMVSQIPLDYMHLVCLGVKRRLLLLWLKGQKSSALVEHNLVKFLVSSNLSAVILLSILVSFYGKEFLVYNVHCLIHLPQDARVFGSLDNISCFPFENFLGKIKKLVRKPSQPLQQVVHRLTEKKSKTLVQVTDEGPRCRKLHIFGPIPNAILQGYQYKEYISLVESYQQPKEIIAW comes from the exons ATGGCTGGTGGACATTACCATCACTTCGGGATAAAAACAGGCGTTGTTTCCAAACTTGAAGGCTACCGAAGCGAAGTTGAAAATATGACTTACATTAGTTTACAGATTAATATTGATGGCTTGCCAATATTCAAGAGTTCAGCGGGGCAATTTTGGCCAATTTTGGGCATGGTTGATAATTTATCACAGAAGGATCCATTTGAAATTGGTGTTTACTATGGGACATCAAAGCCAACTTGTAATGTTGCGTACCTCTCCCTTTTTAAAGATGAGCTGAATCAACTCTCTGAGACAGGCATCAATTGCTTTGGGATCAATTTCAGTGTCCGTCTTTCAGCATTAATATGCGATGCACCTGCTCGATCATTTGTAAAGGGTACTAAAGGCCATAATGGATACAATTCATGTGAAAGGTGCACTACTTCAGGAACTTGGTGTGGCAGAATGACATTCCCGATTCTTGATGCTCCACTCAGAGATGATGCAAGTTTTGATGCTCGGGATGATGAAGCTCATCACACAGGTTCTTCCCCATTAAGTGGTTGTCTGGGAATGGTTAGCCAGATACCTCTCGATTATATGCACCTTGTTTGTTTGGGAGTTAAGAGACGTCTGTTATTGCTGTGGTTGAAGGGTCAAAAAAGCAGCGCATTGGTGGAGCACAATCTCGTGAAATTTCTGGTCTCCTCGAATCTCTCAGCAGTGAT TTTGTTGAGTATTTTGGTGAGTTTTTATGGAAAGGAATTCTTGGTCTATAATGTCCATTGTCTAATTCACCTCCCACAAGATGCGAGGGTGTTTGGCAGTCTTGACAACATTTCATGTTTCCCCTTTGAAAATTTCCTTGGCAAGATAAAAAAATTGGTGCGCAAACCCTCTCAGCCACTTCAGCAAGTTGTCCACAGGCTCactgaaaaaaagtcaaagacttTAGTGCAGGTCACTGATGAAGGTCCACGATGCAGAAAATTGCACATCTTTGGTCCCATCCCGAATGCTATACTTCAAGGGTATCAGTACAAAGAATACATCTCCCTTGTGGAGTCATATCAACAGCCAAAGGAGATAATTGCATGGTGA
- the LOC119586427 gene encoding uncharacterized protein LOC119586427 gives MGGSVLHMLIEVSEHFQEILRLAAADGVLDSWGIEMVLQNVSLSLHEDDNFQGHMLFGLHSLLLLLARKLEEVGHEIYSDGCSCGWDTSQLPESQHSDIHRYTSGTVVRWVQGECYVLLASTEADAEMYHDTEQEGQADEDQEGKHEGGRDSIEDSYAQEYASSEKDSVHDNSHLDQERCDDSHFKDQEESISPSASSCKSSKEGRICQVERKMKRVKTACALPQHYMTQTIL, from the exons ATGGGAGGAAGTGTTCTTCATATGTTGATTGAAGTATCAGAGCATTTCCAGGAGATTTTGAGGCTG GCTGCAGCAGATGGTGTATTGGATTCGTGGGGGATTGAGATGGTTCTTCAAaatgtctctttatctcttcatgAAGATGACAATTTTCAGGGACATATGTTATTTGGTCTTCACTCTCTCCTGCTCTTGCTAGCAAGG aaATTAGAAGAAGTAGGGCATGAAATATATTCTGATGGCTGTAGCTGTGGTTGGGACACATCACAGTTACCAGAATCACAACACAGTGATATCCATAGATATACATCAGGCACTGTTGTCAGATGGGTTCAGGGAGAATGCTATGTGCTCTTGGCATCAACTGAGGCTGATGCAGAAATGTACCATGACACAGAGCAAGAAGGACAGGCAGATGAAGACCAAGAGGGAAAACATGAAGGAGGTAGGGACAGCATAGAAGATTCCTATGCACAAGAATATGCCAGCAGTGAGAAGGATAGTGTCCATGACAACAGTCATCTTGACCAAGAAAGATGTGATGACAGTCACTTTAAAGACCAGGAAGAGTCTATTTCTCCCAGTGCTTCTAGCTGCAAAAGCTCAAAGGAAGGGAGGATTTGCCAagtggagaggaaaatgaagagagtgaAGACTGCCTGTGCTCTTCCTCAGCATTACATGACACAAACAATCCTGTAA